The Lewinellaceae bacterium genome has a segment encoding these proteins:
- a CDS encoding penicillin acylase family protein, with protein sequence MKILKRFLLAILVLLVVAVAVVFVYLNKQAPQYEGSLVAEGISAETEVLFDEFGIPHIYAENAEDAYFALGYVHAQERLFQMELIKRLISGRMAELLGPDLVKTDKYFLTLGVREEAKRMAALAFPARETAMQKEGFAYIDGINHFINTGTMPLEFQLLGIKKEPYTMEDMYSTVIYMAMAFTNGFKIDLVLEEIEKVYGQEYLKDWFMNYASYHQPTMTQDSAGLPDNALSLKGSFPDLYLPVWEGSNAWVVSSSKSKSGQVITANDTHIAFSQPSVWYEAHLEYPGFSFYGSYLAGVPFAAIGHSRDISWGMTIFPMDISDLYLEKSNPENPDEVWVDDHWQAVEKIQKVIKVKGAADVECTVKKTRHGPIMNEVMEGMGEAPVSFWWSLFELPNNSVKAFYDMGHARNIDEARAAAATNDILGLNVVYGDKDGNIALWSSGKIPKRPAHVNPAQFLDGASGADELLGYYDFSENPQSENPESGFLVSANNEPKPVNGIIYPGYYLPNGRVDRITKLLSSKNDWTIEEMKNIHADYTSAIHADNAMKIVDLLKNSDLTEDEMTLLNLMDGWSGEHGAESKAAIVYNKFIYFMTLECMADELSSLAFEEVLKSYSYRNSIPNFINNPASPWWDNVSTSDVRESQQDIFKLAFEETAANLYAGLGRDLSKWRWADVNILTHVHPIGRKKPFDKIFNVGPFPTAGGNGVPNKQEHVLSADDQYKVQSGPALRILLDFADVDHSLNINPTGQSGNIMSDHYDDQAEMYVNVQYHTQKMNRQEIEKNAQQLVFKPKEH encoded by the coding sequence ATGAAAATTTTAAAACGGTTCTTACTTGCTATTCTGGTTCTCCTTGTTGTAGCCGTGGCAGTAGTTTTTGTTTACCTCAATAAACAGGCACCGCAATATGAAGGCAGCCTGGTGGCTGAAGGGATCAGCGCCGAAACGGAGGTGTTATTTGATGAATTCGGTATCCCTCATATTTATGCCGAAAATGCAGAGGATGCCTATTTTGCACTCGGTTATGTACATGCCCAGGAACGACTGTTTCAGATGGAACTCATTAAGCGGTTGATCTCGGGCAGGATGGCTGAACTTTTAGGGCCCGATCTTGTCAAAACGGACAAATACTTTCTGACCCTGGGCGTCAGGGAGGAAGCCAAACGCATGGCAGCCCTGGCCTTTCCTGCACGGGAAACCGCTATGCAAAAAGAAGGGTTTGCCTATATCGACGGGATTAACCATTTCATCAATACCGGGACCATGCCTCTTGAATTCCAACTGTTGGGCATCAAAAAGGAGCCTTACACCATGGAAGACATGTATTCCACCGTTATTTATATGGCGATGGCTTTTACGAACGGGTTTAAAATTGATTTGGTTTTGGAAGAAATAGAAAAAGTTTATGGCCAGGAATACCTCAAAGACTGGTTTATGAACTATGCTTCCTATCATCAGCCGACCATGACCCAAGACTCCGCGGGATTGCCGGACAATGCGTTGTCCCTGAAAGGATCTTTTCCCGATCTGTATCTCCCCGTGTGGGAAGGCAGTAATGCCTGGGTGGTCAGTTCTTCAAAATCGAAATCAGGCCAGGTGATCACGGCCAATGATACGCATATCGCCTTTTCCCAGCCTTCAGTCTGGTATGAAGCCCATCTCGAATACCCGGGATTTAGTTTTTATGGCAGTTACCTGGCCGGCGTACCTTTTGCCGCCATCGGCCACAGCAGGGATATTTCCTGGGGGATGACGATCTTTCCGATGGATATCAGTGATCTTTACCTGGAAAAATCCAATCCTGAAAACCCTGATGAAGTGTGGGTTGATGACCATTGGCAAGCCGTAGAAAAAATACAAAAAGTGATCAAAGTCAAAGGGGCTGCCGATGTGGAATGTACGGTGAAGAAAACCCGCCACGGCCCCATTATGAATGAGGTGATGGAAGGGATGGGGGAAGCTCCCGTCAGCTTTTGGTGGTCATTGTTTGAATTGCCCAACAACTCGGTGAAGGCGTTTTACGATATGGGACATGCCAGGAATATCGATGAGGCCCGCGCCGCCGCCGCTACCAATGACATTCTCGGACTCAACGTAGTTTACGGGGATAAAGACGGCAACATTGCCTTATGGTCGTCAGGAAAAATTCCGAAACGCCCCGCTCATGTCAACCCGGCCCAATTCCTCGATGGCGCCAGCGGGGCCGATGAGTTACTGGGGTATTATGATTTTTCGGAAAATCCGCAAAGTGAAAATCCTGAATCGGGTTTCCTGGTTTCTGCCAATAACGAACCCAAACCGGTAAACGGGATCATTTATCCAGGGTATTACCTGCCTAACGGACGGGTTGACCGGATCACGAAATTGCTTTCTTCCAAAAACGACTGGACTATTGAGGAAATGAAAAATATTCATGCAGATTATACCTCGGCCATCCATGCGGATAATGCGATGAAAATAGTGGACCTGCTCAAAAATAGTGATTTGACGGAGGACGAAATGACCCTGCTTAACCTGATGGACGGCTGGAGCGGTGAACATGGCGCGGAGAGCAAGGCGGCTATTGTGTACAATAAATTCATTTATTTTATGACCCTTGAGTGTATGGCCGATGAACTCAGTTCCTTAGCTTTTGAAGAAGTATTAAAATCTTATTCCTACAGAAACAGTATTCCGAATTTCATCAACAACCCGGCTTCCCCCTGGTGGGACAATGTGTCTACGTCTGATGTCCGTGAAAGCCAGCAAGACATTTTTAAGTTAGCCTTTGAAGAAACGGCGGCCAATTTGTATGCCGGCCTGGGCAGGGACCTTAGTAAATGGAGATGGGCGGATGTCAATATCCTGACGCATGTGCATCCCATCGGCCGGAAAAAGCCTTTTGACAAAATCTTTAACGTCGGGCCTTTTCCTACAGCAGGAGGAAACGGGGTGCCCAACAAACAGGAGCATGTCCTTTCCGCCGATGACCAATACAAAGTTCAAAGCGGTCCGGCCCTGCGTATCCTGCTCGACTTTGCGGACGTGGATCATTCCCTCAATATCAATCCCACCGGACAATCAGGCAACATTATGAGTGACCATTATGATGACCAGGCCGAAATGTATGTGAACGTGCAATACCATACCCAGAAAATGAACCGGCAGGAGATTGAAAAAAATGCTCAGCAGCTGGTTTTTAAACCGAAAGAACATTAG
- a CDS encoding nucleotidyl transferase AbiEii/AbiGii toxin family protein, with product MIAKPYIARWQEHAPWKEFAQVEQDLIISRALVEIFSDDFLREHLAFRGGTALHKLYLHPAPRYSEDIDLVQIKPGPIKPIMERIGEVITFFEEARKTQNKGHGIKALYRFTSEYEAIRMRLKLEINCREHFNVLDWVDFPFEVKSEWFEGHCDVRTYSINELLGTKLRALYQRSKGRDLFDLDYARKNIDINIEEILECFRQYTEFATEKKPPSQKVFLLNIESKENDLDFKGDMEAILRPEIEYNQSEAFEWLKAEVIEKM from the coding sequence ATGATTGCCAAACCATATATAGCGAGATGGCAGGAACATGCACCATGGAAAGAATTTGCTCAGGTTGAGCAAGACTTAATCATAAGCAGGGCATTGGTGGAAATTTTCTCGGATGACTTTCTTCGAGAACATCTGGCATTCAGAGGAGGTACTGCATTGCATAAACTCTACTTACACCCTGCCCCACGGTATTCAGAAGACATTGACCTGGTGCAAATAAAGCCAGGTCCCATCAAACCGATAATGGAGCGTATTGGGGAAGTTATCACCTTTTTTGAGGAAGCCCGAAAAACACAAAACAAAGGCCACGGTATCAAAGCCTTGTACCGATTTACTTCTGAGTATGAAGCAATTCGGATGCGGCTGAAACTTGAAATCAATTGTCGAGAACATTTCAACGTGCTTGACTGGGTAGACTTCCCTTTTGAAGTGAAAAGCGAATGGTTTGAAGGACATTGTGACGTACGGACTTACAGCATCAATGAACTGCTCGGCACCAAACTAAGGGCCTTGTACCAAAGAAGTAAAGGACGTGACTTGTTTGACTTGGATTATGCCAGGAAAAATATCGACATAAACATTGAAGAAATCCTTGAATGCTTTCGACAGTACACAGAATTTGCCACGGAGAAAAAACCACCAAGTCAAAAAGTGTTTTTACTTAACATAGAGTCAAAAGAAAATGATCTGGACTTTAAAGGCGACATGGAAGCCATATTAAGACCGGAAATAGAATATAACCAGTCGGAAGCCTTTGAATGGCTGAAAGCTGAAGTGATTGAAAAAATGTAA
- a CDS encoding DUF1648 domain-containing protein encodes MENSKHDLPLGDQERLIELLSLFLLVGMWIYVALKWSTLPETIPHHFNLQGEPDAWGGKAMIFLLPAIALGTYLLLYFIGKMSPSTYNYPVKITEENKAYQYALAVMMLKITNLWTMILMAYITWAIVEEAGGHKGALNGALLWTIIGSLFVVLAGYIYLAKKAA; translated from the coding sequence ATGGAAAATTCAAAACATGATCTTCCCCTGGGTGACCAGGAACGGTTGATTGAATTACTTAGCCTTTTCCTGTTGGTTGGTATGTGGATCTACGTAGCGTTGAAATGGAGTACGCTGCCGGAAACCATTCCGCATCATTTCAATCTTCAGGGCGAGCCGGATGCCTGGGGCGGCAAAGCCATGATCTTTCTCCTTCCGGCGATTGCCCTGGGTACTTATTTGTTGCTTTATTTTATCGGAAAAATGTCCCCGTCAACGTATAATTATCCGGTCAAAATTACGGAAGAGAACAAGGCTTACCAGTATGCCCTGGCAGTCATGATGCTCAAAATTACCAACTTGTGGACCATGATCCTGATGGCTTATATCACCTGGGCCATCGTGGAAGAAGCAGGAGGTCATAAAGGGGCATTAAACGGGGCATTACTCTGGACCATAATTGGAAGCTTGTTTGTGGTGCTGGCGGGATACATTTATCTTGCGAAGAAAGCCGCCTGA
- a CDS encoding DinB family protein, with product MNEQFANLNATRALLKSVTSDLTVEQLNKIPKGFNNNIAWNLGHILVTQQLLVYALTDTKPLISENLIQTFRKGTAPEKRVSKEVLDEIMSGLATSGPRMAEDYQNGIFGNFKEYPTSYGIVLHNVEEAIVFNNMHEALHLGYIMAMKRAW from the coding sequence ATGAATGAACAATTTGCCAACCTGAATGCGACAAGGGCTCTATTGAAGTCTGTCACCAGTGATCTTACCGTGGAACAGCTCAATAAAATTCCCAAAGGATTCAATAATAATATCGCCTGGAATCTCGGCCACATTCTCGTGACCCAACAACTGCTGGTTTACGCACTGACGGATACCAAACCCCTTATTTCAGAAAACCTGATCCAGACCTTTCGTAAAGGCACCGCCCCTGAAAAAAGAGTTTCAAAGGAAGTTTTGGACGAAATCATGTCAGGCCTGGCCACTTCGGGACCCCGGATGGCAGAGGATTATCAAAACGGGATTTTCGGAAACTTCAAGGAATACCCTACCAGTTATGGAATCGTCTTGCACAATGTGGAGGAAGCCATTGTTTTTAATAACATGCACGAAGCCTTGCACCTTGGATATATCATGGCCATGAAAAGGGCGTGGTAG
- a CDS encoding T9SS type A sorting domain-containing protein yields MYKSFTLVILFLFASRLIIAQAGILDPSFADGGIFNVDLNGSHDVPQGIALQEDGKMVVILSEDYPGVPNFDIAIVRLNSDGTIDSTFADNGIYHYINPVATDLAYHIQVLEDGKILGAGAHGTSAANPDLLLIKLNADGSPDPSFGTNGISIQPVDASEDYIRSFVVNEEGQIIAGGYSYPPGFYAARNFVARFNSNGSLDSTFAENGIFIWNDNQTFNHIHDVAFAEDGGILACGRSAPFGADRISLYKILEDGSALDSTFATNGEMLAPFEGTANGMIVHSNGNILITGNSSAINGTNLVVLAFDQGGVPIADFGIDGVSYFSAEDYNYANSIIEQVDGKIMVAGNSGGSIFTGGPPGALLSVRFEENGVIDPSWGETGYVLTPIPGTIGATANDIVIQPDGKVVLAGQHAADGGNDMVVARYGNFIDQDEDGYGIDVDCNDLVFAINPGAEEIPNNDIDEDCDGIAQVIDLDMDGYDSDKDCDDMNAAVNPGATEIPYNGLDDDCDATTPDDDLDGDGFILADDCDDTNAYINPNATEIPNNDIDEDCDGMDLMVGVNETALSQQFLVYPNPAGQQVNIEYDGNSIITEKIRIMDPSGKMLKTLEPSGFEGLIQINLESFPAGLLILIIQTNEGIAVKRVHKQ; encoded by the coding sequence ATGTACAAATCATTTACACTTGTCATTTTATTCCTTTTTGCCAGCCGGTTAATTATAGCTCAGGCTGGAATCCTTGACCCTTCCTTTGCTGATGGCGGGATTTTTAACGTTGACCTTAATGGAAGCCATGATGTGCCCCAGGGAATTGCCTTGCAGGAAGACGGTAAAATGGTGGTCATTTTATCAGAAGATTATCCTGGTGTGCCCAATTTTGATATTGCCATCGTTCGGCTTAATAGTGACGGCACCATTGATAGTACCTTCGCTGACAATGGGATTTACCATTATATAAATCCGGTAGCCACGGATCTGGCTTATCACATCCAGGTATTGGAAGACGGAAAAATATTGGGAGCGGGGGCCCATGGCACCAGTGCTGCCAACCCGGACTTGTTATTGATAAAGCTCAATGCGGATGGCTCTCCCGATCCGTCATTTGGCACCAATGGCATTTCCATCCAGCCTGTTGATGCCAGTGAGGATTATATTCGCAGTTTTGTAGTCAATGAGGAAGGTCAGATTATTGCGGGAGGTTACAGCTATCCTCCCGGGTTTTATGCCGCCCGAAATTTCGTCGCCAGATTTAACTCCAATGGATCCCTGGATTCAACTTTTGCCGAAAACGGCATTTTCATCTGGAATGACAATCAAACCTTTAATCACATCCATGACGTCGCTTTTGCCGAGGATGGCGGCATTCTCGCCTGTGGAAGATCCGCCCCTTTTGGCGCTGACCGTATTTCTCTTTACAAAATCCTGGAAGACGGCAGTGCCCTGGATTCAACTTTCGCCACAAATGGTGAAATGCTGGCCCCGTTCGAAGGCACTGCTAACGGTATGATCGTTCATTCCAACGGAAACATCCTGATTACAGGAAATAGCTCCGCTATAAATGGAACCAATCTTGTCGTGCTGGCTTTTGACCAGGGTGGGGTTCCCATCGCCGATTTTGGTATAGATGGCGTATCATACTTCAGCGCTGAAGACTACAATTATGCCAACTCAATTATAGAGCAGGTAGATGGTAAAATAATGGTCGCGGGAAACAGCGGTGGTTCTATTTTCACGGGCGGCCCTCCAGGGGCACTCTTATCGGTAAGGTTTGAAGAAAACGGAGTTATCGATCCTTCCTGGGGAGAAACAGGTTATGTATTAACACCGATACCGGGCACAATTGGAGCAACAGCCAATGACATCGTCATTCAGCCAGATGGCAAAGTTGTTCTGGCAGGTCAACATGCAGCCGACGGAGGAAATGACATGGTCGTCGCCAGGTATGGCAATTTTATTGATCAGGATGAGGATGGTTATGGCATTGATGTGGATTGCAACGACCTTGTATTTGCCATAAATCCCGGAGCAGAAGAAATTCCCAATAATGACATTGATGAGGATTGTGACGGCATAGCCCAGGTGATCGACCTCGACATGGACGGGTATGATTCTGACAAAGACTGTGACGACATGAATGCAGCTGTCAACCCTGGCGCAACAGAAATACCCTATAACGGGCTTGATGATGATTGTGACGCAACCACCCCGGACGATGACCTCGATGGAGACGGCTTCATTTTGGCCGACGATTGTGATGATACCAATGCCTATATCAATCCGAACGCAACAGAAATTCCGAATAATGACATAGATGAAGATTGCGACGGCATGGACCTCATGGTTGGGGTCAATGAAACGGCTTTATCACAACAGTTTTTGGTTTACCCCAATCCTGCCGGCCAACAGGTGAACATCGAATATGATGGAAATTCAATTATCACGGAGAAAATCCGGATCATGGACCCTTCAGGGAAAATGCTTAAAACCCTGGAGCCCTCAGGTTTTGAGGGTCTTATTCAAATCAACCTGGAAAGTTTCCCTGCAGGTTTATTGATTTTGATCATCCAGACCAACGAGGGCATAGCGGTCAAACGCGTCCATAAACAATAA
- a CDS encoding type IV toxin-antitoxin system AbiEi family antitoxin, translated as MTVSEYIRQLQSFEEYSFSLEEVTTNSSKAAVAVKREISRLTEKKEILSLRKGFYLIIPPRYSSSEKLPIQLYADKLFKYLDRKYYVGLFSAAKIHGASHQQSQRDYFIIEIPKLIDIKKKSFDIQFLTTGNWPKNNIEIKKSDAGEYKVSSPALTFIDLIHHHTKIGGLNRMLASLEELTEEINEADIKELTSWYSHKSSLQRAGFLLEELIGENTFADIIYEELKQQPYYPVLLSPKKNQKPGSANNRWKIDVNLKLESDL; from the coding sequence TTGACTGTTTCAGAATACATAAGGCAATTACAATCATTTGAGGAATACTCCTTCTCGCTCGAAGAGGTAACTACAAACTCCTCCAAAGCCGCAGTTGCCGTCAAAAGAGAAATATCAAGATTGACGGAGAAGAAAGAAATTCTGAGCCTCAGAAAAGGATTTTATCTAATTATCCCTCCCAGATACTCTTCATCAGAAAAACTACCCATTCAGTTGTATGCTGATAAACTATTCAAATACCTTGATCGCAAGTATTATGTGGGATTATTCTCTGCTGCAAAAATCCATGGAGCGAGTCATCAGCAATCACAACGAGATTATTTCATTATTGAAATACCAAAACTAATTGACATTAAAAAGAAGAGTTTTGATATTCAGTTTTTGACTACCGGGAATTGGCCAAAGAACAATATTGAAATTAAAAAATCGGATGCCGGGGAATATAAAGTGTCCTCTCCAGCGCTCACTTTTATCGATCTGATCCATCACCATACCAAAATTGGTGGACTGAATCGCATGCTGGCTTCATTAGAAGAACTAACTGAAGAAATTAATGAGGCTGACATAAAAGAACTCACTTCTTGGTACAGCCATAAAAGTTCACTTCAAAGGGCTGGATTTTTACTGGAAGAACTAATTGGGGAGAATACCTTTGCCGACATCATATATGAAGAACTGAAGCAACAACCCTACTATCCGGTATTACTTAGCCCAAAGAAAAATCAGAAACCAGGAAGTGCTAATAACCGTTGGAAAATAGATGTAAACCTTAAATTGGAGAGTGATTTATGA
- a CDS encoding esterase family protein has product MERQIHNWYSPNLQKHMDLAVYGHYGFALLLIPTAAADYLEYERFLLIDAIRHYIDSGKVKVFSINSINSESWLNDRMHPRDKSIRHQQFNSYVFHEVVPFIRTHTSQDTPIITCGASLGALHAANLFFKRPDLFEGVIAMSGDYDLSTYTKGYYDEDVYFNSPLQYMANLDDNFFLPRLRGKRHIHFLSGTGNYENPDASRRMSGVLHAKGIPHELDIWGPDMTHDWPTWRAMLPYYLESRF; this is encoded by the coding sequence ATGGAAAGACAGATTCACAACTGGTACAGCCCAAACCTGCAAAAACACATGGATTTAGCGGTTTACGGGCACTACGGCTTCGCTTTACTTTTGATCCCTACTGCGGCGGCGGATTATCTGGAGTATGAGCGTTTTTTGCTTATCGACGCCATTCGCCACTATATTGATTCAGGAAAAGTAAAAGTCTTTTCCATTAACAGCATCAACTCTGAAAGCTGGCTCAATGACAGGATGCATCCACGGGATAAATCCATCAGGCACCAACAATTCAACTCCTATGTCTTTCACGAAGTAGTGCCGTTCATCAGAACGCATACCAGTCAGGATACGCCCATCATTACTTGTGGCGCTTCGCTTGGTGCATTACATGCTGCTAACTTGTTTTTCAAACGCCCTGATCTCTTTGAAGGGGTTATTGCCATGAGTGGCGATTATGACCTCAGCACCTATACCAAAGGCTACTATGACGAGGATGTGTATTTTAATTCCCCGCTCCAATACATGGCCAACCTGGATGACAATTTTTTCTTGCCACGATTGAGGGGGAAAAGACATATTCATTTTCTTTCAGGAACAGGGAATTACGAAAATCCGGATGCTTCCCGACGCATGTCAGGCGTGCTGCATGCCAAAGGTATTCCACACGAACTGGACATCTGGGGACCGGACATGACCCACGACTGGCCCACCTGGAGGGCGATGCTGCCTTATTACCTTGAATCGAGGTTCTGA
- a CDS encoding TIGR04282 family arsenosugar biosynthesis glycosyltransferase, with protein MPIIPSSLEALIIFIRNPELGKVKTRLAGSVGDEKALEIYKALLKHTRETVLELKVDRLLFYADVVNRGDEWNNNLFLKMAQVGDELGDRMFHAFLTALETHEKAVLVGSDIPQINAQIIEEAFQQLDNHPFVIGPALDGGYYLLGMRSPAHELFDNMEWSTPHVFDQTVERIKRMEKSWHELPVLSDVDYLEDWEKYGWLLP; from the coding sequence ATGCCAATTATCCCTTCCTCACTTGAAGCACTCATCATTTTTATCCGAAACCCGGAACTCGGCAAAGTGAAAACACGCCTGGCCGGTTCGGTAGGCGATGAAAAGGCGCTGGAGATTTATAAAGCTTTGCTAAAACATACTCGTGAAACGGTGCTTGAATTGAAAGTGGATCGTCTGCTTTTTTATGCGGATGTCGTGAATCGGGGGGATGAGTGGAACAACAACCTGTTTTTGAAAATGGCTCAGGTCGGAGATGAATTAGGTGACCGAATGTTTCACGCTTTTCTCACTGCCCTCGAAACCCACGAAAAAGCAGTCCTCGTAGGCAGTGATATTCCTCAAATCAATGCACAAATTATTGAAGAAGCTTTCCAGCAATTGGACAACCATCCTTTCGTGATCGGCCCGGCCCTGGACGGAGGATATTACCTGCTCGGCATGCGAAGCCCTGCACATGAATTATTTGATAACATGGAATGGAGTACTCCCCATGTTTTTGACCAAACGGTTGAACGTATAAAGAGAATGGAAAAATCCTGGCACGAACTCCCGGTACTTTCTGATGTGGATTACCTGGAAGATTGGGAAAAATACGGGTGGCTGCTGCCATAA